A stretch of the Lactuca sativa cultivar Salinas chromosome 9, Lsat_Salinas_v11, whole genome shotgun sequence genome encodes the following:
- the LOC111905574 gene encoding replication factor C subunit 2 translates to MAPLLQSSQPWVEKYRPRRVKDVAHQDEVVRVLTNTLETTNCPHMLFYGPPGTGKTTTALAIAHQLYGPELYKSRVLELNASDERGINVVRTKIKNFAAVAVGSGHQGGYGYPCPPFKIIILDEADSMTEDAQNALRRTMETYSKVTRFFFICNYISRIIEPLASRCAKFRFKPLSEEIMSTRVLHICNEEGLNLDSEALSTLSSISQGDLRRAITFLQGAARLFGSSISSKDLISVSGVVPQEVVGDLLASCKSGSFDSANKQVNNVIAEGYPVSQILSQLFDLVVESDDVSDEQKARICRKLGESDKCLVDGADEYLQLLDACSCMIKAFCNMPEGYSN, encoded by the exons ATGGCGCCATTGCTGCAGAGCTCTCAACCTTGGGTCGAGAAATA CCGACCCAGACGAGTTAAGGATGTTGCCCACCAAGACGAAGTTGTCCGAGTCCTCACCAACACGCTCGAGACCACCAAT TGTCCACACATGCTCTTTTATGGCCCACCTGGAACCGGCAAAACCACCACTGCTCTCGCCATTGCTCACCAGCTCTACGG TCCTGAACTATACAAATCTAGGGTTCTTGAGCTGAATGCTAGCGATGAGCGTGGAATCAATGTAGTTCGAACTAAAATCAAGAATTTCGCTGCAGTTGCTGTTGGTTCTGGACATCAAGG GGGCTATGGTTATCCTTGTCCACCTTTCAAGATCATCATCCTTGATGAAGCTGATTCCATGACTGAAGATGCTCAG AATGCCTTACGTCGAACTATGGAAACCTATTCAAAAGTAACAAGATTCTTTTTCATATGCAATTACATCAGCAG GATCATAGAACCTCTTGCTTCTAGATGTGCTAAGTTTAGGTTTAAGCCACTTTCAGAAGAAATCATGAGCACTCGTGTGCTACATATATGCAATGAGGAAGGGCTTAACTTGGACTCTGAG GCTCTCTCAACCTTAAGTTCCATATCTCAAGGAGATCTTCGTAGAGCTATCACCTTTTTACAG GGAGCTGCTCGTTTATTCGGATCCTCAATTTCTTCCAAGGACTTGATTAGTGTTTCAGGG GTTGTCCCTCAGGAAGTTGTTGGGGATCTTCTTGCATCTTGTAAAAGTGGTTCATTTGACTCTGCAAACAAACAAGTGAATAATGTTATTGCAGAGGGGTATCCAGTCAGCCAGATTCTCTCCCAG TTGTTTGATTTGGTGGTTGAATCTGATGATGTGTCTGATGAACAAAAAGCAAGAATATGTAGGAAACTTGGTGAATCCGATAAg TGCCTTGTTGATGGAGCAGATGAGTATTTGCAGCTGTTGGATGCATGCAGTTGTATGATCAAAGCATTTTGTAACATGCCAGAAGGATATTCTAATTAG